One genomic segment of uncultured Fretibacterium sp. includes these proteins:
- a CDS encoding Rpn family recombination-promoting nuclease/putative transposase, whose translation MTRRLGESGTEMPPEEFERCVRSANPLNDALFKHLFATKGNEENLLRLLNDVLDPDRGILSLEYLDRENDPRRDGGRASYVDVLARAKDGRTFHVEVQLGKEGYFFERSLYYASCSYSDQLVAGDGYDRLRPVIFVSILDFCLFPDCREDWRSLHRIQDVKEHRSYCDGMEFHFLELPKLERLTAAGIVEDTGLIRVMRYLGRIGGEPEMEHLVTSDRGIGRLDEGVRTFFRERGNLALYKLNERAETDYRNALNFAEQEGMAQGMAQGEAVGEARGKAETARRMLAHGLPPEQIVEFTGLSLEEIEALRA comes from the coding sequence GTGACGCGGAGACTTGGAGAATCTGGAACGGAAATGCCGCCGGAGGAGTTCGAGCGTTGCGTCCGTTCGGCTAATCCTTTGAATGACGCGCTTTTCAAGCACCTCTTCGCTACAAAGGGCAACGAGGAGAACCTTCTGCGCCTTCTGAACGATGTTCTGGATCCGGATCGGGGCATACTCTCCCTGGAGTACCTGGACCGGGAAAACGATCCCCGGCGGGACGGCGGCCGGGCCTCTTACGTGGATGTCTTGGCCCGCGCGAAGGACGGTAGGACATTCCACGTGGAGGTTCAGCTGGGAAAAGAGGGATACTTCTTCGAGCGCTCGCTGTATTACGCGTCGTGCAGCTACTCGGACCAGCTGGTCGCCGGCGATGGCTACGACAGGCTGAGGCCGGTGATCTTCGTGTCGATTCTGGATTTCTGTCTTTTCCCGGATTGTAGGGAGGATTGGCGGTCGCTGCACCGCATCCAGGACGTGAAGGAACACCGGAGCTATTGCGACGGTATGGAGTTCCATTTTCTGGAGCTGCCGAAGCTGGAGCGTCTGACGGCGGCGGGCATCGTCGAGGATACGGGCCTGATCCGCGTTATGAGATACCTTGGACGGATAGGAGGGGAACCGGAGATGGAGCATTTGGTGACGAGCGACAGGGGGATTGGACGGCTCGATGAGGGGGTCCGGACGTTTTTCCGCGAGCGTGGAAATCTTGCGCTCTACAAGTTAAATGAGCGTGCCGAGACGGATTACCGCAACGCGTTGAACTTCGCGGAGCAGGAGGGTATGGCCCAAGGTATGGCCCAAGGTGAGGCCGTAGGCGAAGCCAGGGGCAAGGCCGAGACGGCACGGCGGATGCTTGCGCATGGCCTGCCTCCCGAACAGATTGTGGAGTTCACCGGTCTGTCCCTTGAGGAAATCGAGGCCTTGAGGGCCTAG
- a CDS encoding NrtA/SsuA/CpmA family ABC transporter substrate-binding protein — MKRFFALGLGVIISLCLLAAGAGAEEKPLAITYVKSPLNIPSILEKRLGLLEAEFGPLGYAVSHPEITSGAQQSQAMAAGSVQVANCIGGTSLLIAAAQGLDVRIAGIYSRSPRSFCLVVKDPAIRTAADLKGKKVAGPKGTVLHQLLLTGLKREGMEASQVEHIEMGIPAAVAALMSGSIDGALAAGPLALKALEGGARVLFNGEGLVEGTIVIGVSGAALKERDDLARRMIDVHRRALAYAKEHPEETVKIVGEETGLSTEQVLEMEKLYDFDPTVRSEDLAELERTMRFLVDEGLATRSVDPASLLVR, encoded by the coding sequence ATGAAGAGGTTTTTTGCTCTTGGGCTCGGTGTTATCATATCCCTGTGTCTGCTCGCGGCCGGAGCCGGGGCGGAGGAGAAGCCGCTGGCGATCACCTACGTGAAGTCGCCGCTCAACATCCCCTCCATCCTGGAGAAACGCCTGGGGCTGCTCGAGGCGGAGTTCGGCCCTTTGGGCTACGCGGTCTCCCACCCGGAGATCACGTCCGGTGCGCAGCAGTCCCAGGCCATGGCCGCGGGGTCGGTCCAGGTCGCCAACTGCATCGGCGGGACGTCCCTGCTGATTGCCGCCGCGCAGGGGCTGGACGTCCGCATCGCGGGGATCTACTCCCGCTCCCCCAGGAGCTTCTGTCTGGTGGTCAAGGACCCCGCGATCCGCACCGCCGCCGACCTCAAGGGCAAAAAGGTCGCCGGCCCCAAGGGGACGGTGCTGCACCAGCTGCTCCTGACGGGCCTGAAGCGGGAGGGGATGGAGGCCTCTCAGGTGGAGCACATCGAGATGGGGATCCCCGCCGCCGTCGCGGCCCTGATGAGCGGCTCCATCGACGGGGCGCTGGCCGCGGGGCCCCTGGCCCTGAAGGCCCTGGAGGGCGGTGCGCGGGTGCTCTTCAACGGCGAGGGACTGGTTGAGGGCACCATCGTTATCGGGGTGAGCGGTGCGGCGCTGAAGGAGCGGGACGACCTGGCGAGGCGAATGATCGACGTCCACCGAAGGGCCCTGGCCTATGCTAAGGAGCACCCGGAGGAGACCGTGAAGATCGTGGGCGAGGAGACGGGGCTCTCGACGGAGCAGGTGCTGGAGATGGAGAAGCTCTACGATTTCGATCCCACGGTGCGCTCGGAGGACCTCGCCGAGCTGGAGAGGACCATGCGCTTCCTCGTGGACGAGGGGCTGGCCACCCGGTCCGTGGACCCGGCCTCGCTGCTGGTTCGCTGA
- a CDS encoding ABC transporter ATP-binding protein, with product MVRVEEVSKVYRGRGGAVEALRGVSLEFSEGSFTALVGRSGCGKTTLLRLIAGLERESGGRIVRSVPRRQVGYVFQEPRLMPWLSVAENVRFATRAGGPAGDFGDADEILRTLGLADFARCLPHELSGGMAQRVALGRTLFCRPRLILMDEPFGALDWFTRRTLQSDLLRLWREGGRTIVFVTHDIDEALTLAERIVVLREGCFAGTFDVDGELPAGVRADLRERILAAIELGDARSGVAPQFF from the coding sequence GTGGTGCGCGTCGAGGAGGTCTCGAAGGTCTATCGCGGCCGGGGCGGAGCGGTGGAGGCCCTGCGCGGGGTCAGCCTGGAGTTCTCGGAGGGCTCCTTCACCGCGCTGGTGGGCCGGAGCGGCTGCGGAAAGACCACGCTTCTGCGCCTGATCGCCGGGCTGGAGCGGGAGTCCGGGGGCCGGATCGTCCGTTCCGTCCCAAGGCGGCAGGTGGGGTACGTCTTTCAGGAGCCACGCCTCATGCCCTGGCTCTCGGTCGCCGAGAACGTCCGCTTTGCCACCCGGGCCGGCGGTCCGGCCGGGGACTTCGGGGACGCGGACGAGATCCTGCGCACCCTGGGGCTGGCGGATTTCGCCCGATGCCTGCCCCACGAGCTCTCCGGGGGCATGGCCCAAAGGGTCGCGCTGGGGCGGACGCTCTTCTGCCGACCCAGGCTGATTTTGATGGACGAACCCTTCGGAGCTCTGGACTGGTTCACGCGCAGGACGCTCCAGTCCGACCTGCTGCGCCTGTGGCGGGAGGGGGGACGGACGATCGTGTTCGTGACCCACGACATCGACGAGGCTCTCACGCTTGCGGAGCGCATCGTGGTGCTGAGGGAGGGATGCTTCGCGGGGACGTTCGACGTCGATGGGGAGCTCCCCGCAGGGGTGCGCGCGGATCTGCGCGAGCGGATCCTGGCCGCCATAGAGTTGGGCGACGCCCGGTCCGGCGTCGCGCCGCAGTTCTTTTAG
- a CDS encoding ABC transporter permease, translating to MNEHRPCKRILPVLGFIGIIGLWYAASSAPGWNHFLFPSPAVVASRMVQLLENGVLFRHLGASLFRVLCGFGIAVLIAFPTGIALALLPLFSALVRPLLNFLRQIPPLAVVPLLILGFGIGEASRIAVVVMASFFPVLLNVESGIRQVDRRLLEVGRVLSFTPLALFRHVAFPAFFPYFLVGVRLALSYSWRSLIGAEIVAASSGVGYMIREAETLSRSDTILCGVIVLGCVGALSDRALGALSERLFPWSVPEGGA from the coding sequence ATGAACGAACACCGTCCCTGCAAACGCATCCTGCCCGTTCTGGGCTTCATCGGAATCATCGGTCTCTGGTACGCGGCGAGCTCGGCGCCTGGGTGGAACCATTTTCTGTTTCCCTCGCCCGCCGTGGTTGCGTCGCGCATGGTGCAGCTGCTGGAGAACGGGGTCCTGTTCCGCCATCTGGGGGCCAGCCTGTTTCGGGTGCTCTGCGGTTTTGGGATCGCCGTACTCATCGCCTTTCCCACGGGGATTGCGCTTGCGCTGCTGCCCCTTTTCTCCGCCCTCGTCCGCCCGCTGCTGAACTTCCTGCGGCAGATCCCGCCCCTGGCCGTCGTGCCGCTCCTGATCCTGGGCTTCGGGATCGGCGAGGCGTCCCGGATCGCCGTCGTCGTCATGGCCAGCTTCTTCCCCGTGCTCCTGAACGTGGAGAGCGGCATCCGCCAGGTCGACCGCCGCCTTCTGGAGGTGGGGCGCGTGCTCTCGTTCACGCCGCTCGCCCTTTTCCGTCACGTCGCGTTTCCCGCGTTCTTCCCCTATTTCCTCGTCGGCGTGCGCCTGGCGCTCTCCTACAGCTGGAGGTCGCTGATCGGCGCGGAGATCGTGGCCGCCTCCTCGGGCGTCGGCTACATGATCCGCGAGGCCGAGACCCTCTCCCGGTCGGACACCATCCTCTGCGGCGTCATCGTCCTGGGGTGCGTCGGGGCCCTCTCGGACCGGGCCCTCGGAGCTCTGTCCGAGAGGCTGTTCCCCTGGAGCGTCCCGGAAGGAGGGGCCTGA
- a CDS encoding double-cubane-cluster-containing anaerobic reductase: MHDIDAILEKMREAIPAGPVRIKEAVEGGRKVVGCYCAYTPYEVIRAAGAIPATLCATSEKPIAAAEEHLPRNLCPLIKASYGFALTDTCPYFHFCDLVVGETTCDGKKKMYELMDRLRPTHVMQLPQTVSEEAVGQWQTEIERLSRRLEETLGTTVTEEALRREIAWRNEERRVMADLYELSKLTPAPLSGREVHMVNEYFKVSFSDPGMLNRIRDLTRKLRENYEAGERRVSADARRIIVTGCPTGKSVEKVFNAIEENGGVIVAFENCGGIKPNYELVDESLPPYEALARKYLGIPCSCMTPNDKRLDLLEDLAGEYAAEGMVDLILQACHTYNVESFQVHERMESMGIPCITVETDYYQGDVEQLNTRMGAFVEMMG; encoded by the coding sequence ATGCACGATATCGATGCGATTCTGGAGAAGATGCGGGAGGCCATTCCCGCCGGTCCGGTTCGGATCAAGGAGGCCGTCGAGGGGGGACGGAAGGTGGTGGGCTGTTACTGCGCCTACACGCCTTACGAGGTGATCCGGGCCGCGGGGGCCATCCCGGCCACCCTGTGCGCGACGAGCGAGAAGCCCATCGCCGCGGCGGAGGAGCACCTGCCTCGGAACCTCTGCCCGCTGATCAAGGCCAGCTACGGCTTCGCCCTGACCGACACCTGTCCTTACTTCCACTTCTGCGACCTGGTGGTGGGAGAGACGACCTGCGACGGCAAGAAGAAGATGTACGAGCTGATGGACCGTCTCAGGCCCACGCACGTCATGCAGCTGCCCCAGACCGTCTCCGAGGAGGCCGTGGGGCAGTGGCAGACGGAGATCGAGCGCCTGTCCCGGAGGCTGGAGGAGACCCTGGGCACCACGGTGACGGAGGAGGCGCTGAGGCGCGAGATCGCATGGCGCAACGAGGAGCGCCGCGTGATGGCGGACCTCTACGAGCTCTCCAAGCTGACCCCGGCGCCGCTGTCGGGGCGCGAGGTCCACATGGTGAACGAGTACTTCAAGGTCAGTTTCAGCGACCCCGGGATGCTGAACCGGATCCGGGACCTGACGCGCAAGCTCCGGGAGAACTACGAGGCGGGCGAACGCCGCGTGTCGGCGGACGCGCGGCGCATCATCGTCACGGGCTGCCCCACCGGCAAGAGCGTGGAGAAGGTGTTCAACGCCATCGAGGAGAACGGCGGCGTGATCGTCGCATTCGAGAACTGCGGGGGCATCAAGCCCAACTACGAGCTGGTGGACGAGTCGCTGCCCCCCTACGAGGCCCTGGCCCGGAAGTACCTGGGTATCCCCTGTTCCTGCATGACGCCGAACGACAAACGTCTGGACCTTCTGGAGGACCTCGCGGGGGAGTACGCCGCCGAGGGGATGGTGGACCTCATCCTCCAGGCGTGCCACACCTACAACGTGGAGTCCTTTCAGGTACACGAGCGCATGGAGAGCATGGGCATCCCCTGCATCACCGTGGAGACGGACTATTATCAGGGCGACGTGGAGCAGCTCAACACGCGCATGGGCGCCTTCGTCGAGATGATGGGGTAG
- a CDS encoding acyl-CoA dehydratase activase, which yields MGTGADGAGAPIWTVGVDIGSVGVKAVLMRDGEWIDRLVVPTGWNPGETGTDACARLLERNGLTRDDVARTVATGYGRNAVEANGRVTEISCHAVGAGRLFRDGKPGGVRTILDIGGQDSKAIALDRDGNVVNFLMNDKCAAGTGRFLQNMAVMLGCTLDDFSSLPDDLEPRAISSMCTVFAESEVVGLLAQGVDKRALSLGLLDSVASRAEGMLRRVGLHEPVAFTGGVSRSCSLVRLLEKRLGCAVRVSPDSQLAGALGAALLARKQALRGRESHRS from the coding sequence GTGGGCACGGGGGCGGACGGCGCGGGCGCGCCGATCTGGACGGTCGGGGTGGATATCGGTTCGGTGGGGGTCAAGGCCGTCCTGATGCGCGACGGGGAGTGGATCGACCGCCTTGTCGTCCCCACGGGCTGGAATCCCGGGGAGACGGGGACGGACGCCTGCGCGCGGCTCCTGGAGCGGAACGGCCTGACGCGGGACGACGTGGCGCGCACGGTCGCCACCGGCTACGGGCGGAACGCGGTGGAGGCCAACGGGCGCGTCACGGAGATCTCCTGCCATGCCGTGGGCGCGGGCCGGCTCTTTCGGGATGGGAAGCCCGGCGGCGTGCGGACGATCCTGGACATCGGGGGGCAGGACAGCAAGGCCATCGCCCTGGACCGGGACGGGAACGTCGTCAACTTTCTGATGAACGACAAGTGTGCCGCGGGGACGGGGCGCTTTCTGCAGAACATGGCCGTCATGCTGGGCTGCACCCTGGACGACTTCAGCAGCCTGCCCGACGATCTCGAGCCCCGCGCCATCTCCAGCATGTGCACGGTGTTCGCGGAGTCCGAGGTCGTGGGGCTCCTGGCCCAGGGGGTGGACAAGCGAGCCCTGTCCCTGGGGCTGCTGGATTCCGTAGCCTCCCGCGCGGAGGGGATGCTGCGGCGCGTGGGGCTCCACGAGCCCGTGGCCTTCACCGGCGGGGTCTCGCGGAGCTGCAGCCTGGTGCGCCTTCTGGAGAAGCGGCTGGGCTGCGCCGTCCGGGTCAGTCCGGACTCGCAGCTCGCCGGGGCGCTGGGCGCGGCGCTCCTGGCTCGTAAGCAGGCGCTGCGGGGACGGGAGTCCCATCGTAGTTGA
- a CDS encoding ABC transporter substrate-binding protein, whose product MKRFAAVLALSWAFALPAFAAEEEKAPVIRMAYTMTTHQQGFTIALQKGEAFKDFGVWFKPVVEKEKYDLYRGDKRIARFEVIVTKSGSEAASLFAQEHLDLTTNSFPAMLSAIDSGTPIKVLAPIQADGIAMVGRLDSPVNDWDSLMAFIKEAKAPVKLGYHSPTSAPKILVEAALFEAGLRLTGDANATKDEADVLLVDLKGVANFNPALTSGQVDFWVAPAPIPQVSVLKKQGKMILDLKTLPPAGKWDHFPCCVTAAHVNVIEKHPDVLDAYLELLTKSSAWCNANKPEADELSAVWFGVPVEATRLSEMTYSTNPDEKWFRNASLYPDMLNKMGQFKNRLKGKTLEESKELVFDLRWAEKYNAK is encoded by the coding sequence ATGAAGAGATTTGCTGCGGTACTGGCGTTGTCCTGGGCCTTTGCTCTGCCCGCGTTCGCTGCGGAGGAGGAGAAGGCCCCTGTGATCCGCATGGCCTACACCATGACGACGCACCAACAGGGCTTTACCATCGCGCTGCAGAAGGGAGAGGCCTTCAAGGACTTCGGCGTCTGGTTCAAGCCGGTCGTCGAGAAGGAGAAGTACGACCTCTACCGGGGGGACAAAAGGATAGCCCGGTTCGAGGTCATCGTGACCAAGAGCGGTTCCGAGGCCGCGTCGCTCTTCGCTCAGGAGCACCTGGATCTGACGACGAACTCGTTCCCCGCCATGCTGTCCGCAATCGACAGCGGCACGCCGATCAAGGTGCTGGCCCCCATCCAGGCGGACGGCATCGCGATGGTCGGACGCCTGGACTCGCCCGTGAACGATTGGGATTCCCTCATGGCGTTCATCAAGGAGGCCAAGGCGCCCGTCAAGCTGGGGTACCACTCCCCGACCAGCGCCCCGAAGATCCTCGTCGAGGCGGCTCTCTTCGAGGCCGGCCTGCGCCTGACGGGGGACGCGAACGCGACGAAGGACGAGGCCGATGTCCTCCTGGTCGACTTGAAAGGGGTCGCCAACTTCAACCCCGCGCTGACCTCGGGACAGGTCGACTTCTGGGTTGCTCCCGCACCTATCCCGCAGGTGTCGGTGCTGAAGAAGCAGGGCAAGATGATCCTGGACCTCAAAACCCTGCCCCCGGCAGGAAAATGGGATCACTTCCCCTGCTGCGTGACCGCCGCGCATGTGAACGTCATCGAGAAGCACCCGGACGTCCTGGACGCCTATCTGGAGCTCCTGACCAAATCGAGCGCCTGGTGCAACGCGAACAAGCCGGAGGCGGACGAGCTTTCTGCGGTCTGGTTCGGCGTCCCCGTCGAGGCGACGCGCCTGTCCGAGATGACGTACTCGACGAACCCGGACGAGAAATGGTTCCGAAACGCGTCTCTGTACCCCGATATGCTGAACAAGATGGGGCAGTTCAAGAACCGTCTGAAGGGCAAAACCCTCGAGGAGAGCAAGGAGCTGGTCTTCGACCTCCGCTGGGCCGAGAAGTATAACGCGAAGTAA
- a CDS encoding ABC transporter permease: MRHCLSRGLLSLVAPALFLLFWHYASLRIDNPVVLPQIGEVLSLLLHPTENLLNMGSLVGNVTVSFVRVFGGYLLAVFVAVPLGLAMGYWSWLNRMLGLMAGLFRPIPPLSWIPLVLAWFGVASMATILGIEEGAWYPFFSNIKLSMLFIIFIGAFFPILVNTIGGVQSVRVTLIDAVRVLGASPWQIVRYVVLPYAAPQVFTGLRVGLGVAWMCLVSAEMMPGSISGVGYLITHAYTVAQTDVVIAGMIAIGVMGIMIDSIFMLIERRAFQWQSLYR; encoded by the coding sequence ATGAGGCATTGCCTGAGCCGGGGCCTCCTTTCCTTGGTCGCCCCGGCGCTCTTCCTGCTCTTCTGGCACTACGCGTCCCTGCGGATCGACAACCCGGTCGTCCTGCCGCAGATCGGGGAGGTGCTGTCGCTTCTGCTCCACCCCACGGAAAACCTGCTGAACATGGGCTCCCTCGTCGGCAACGTGACCGTCAGCTTCGTCCGCGTGTTCGGGGGGTACCTCCTGGCCGTGTTCGTCGCCGTCCCGCTGGGGCTCGCGATGGGATACTGGAGCTGGCTGAACCGGATGTTGGGGCTGATGGCCGGGCTCTTTCGCCCCATCCCCCCCTTGTCCTGGATCCCCCTTGTGCTGGCCTGGTTCGGCGTCGCCAGTATGGCGACGATCCTGGGCATCGAGGAGGGGGCGTGGTACCCTTTCTTCAGCAACATCAAGCTCTCCATGCTGTTCATCATCTTCATCGGGGCCTTCTTCCCCATCTTGGTGAACACCATTGGGGGCGTGCAGAGCGTCCGGGTGACGCTGATCGACGCGGTTCGGGTTCTGGGCGCGTCGCCGTGGCAGATCGTCCGCTACGTCGTCCTCCCCTACGCCGCCCCGCAGGTCTTCACGGGGCTGAGGGTGGGGCTGGGCGTCGCATGGATGTGCCTGGTCTCGGCGGAGATGATGCCCGGCAGCATCTCGGGGGTTGGGTACCTCATCACGCACGCCTACACGGTGGCGCAGACGGACGTCGTCATCGCGGGGATGATCGCCATTGGCGTCATGGGGATTATGATCGACTCGATCTTCATGCTGATCGAGCGCCGCGCGTTTCAGTGGCAAAGTCTGTACAGGTGA
- a CDS encoding ABC transporter ATP-binding protein, with protein sequence MIKERSLLRIEGLGKHFASDQGRDIAALLDVNLSVKENEFVCIVGPSGCGKSTLLRILAGLERPSGGRALMKGVEIKGPGRERGMVFQEYSLMPWRSVEENVWMGPELLGRSVGERKAAAAHYIELVKLNGFERALPHELSGGMRQRVAIARALANDPEILLMDEPFGALDSHTRIILQKELLKIWQAHRKTILFVTHSVDEAVFLADRIVVMSARPGRVVLEESLDLPHPRKRDNPLYARTLEKILELLEAEQA encoded by the coding sequence ATGATAAAAGAACGCAGCCTTCTCAGGATCGAGGGCTTGGGCAAACACTTCGCATCGGATCAAGGCAGGGACATCGCCGCCCTTCTGGATGTCAACCTCTCGGTGAAGGAGAACGAGTTCGTCTGCATCGTGGGACCCTCCGGGTGCGGGAAGTCCACGCTGCTGCGGATCTTGGCCGGCCTGGAGCGCCCCTCCGGTGGCAGGGCGCTGATGAAGGGGGTGGAGATCAAAGGCCCAGGGCGAGAGCGGGGCATGGTCTTTCAGGAATACTCGTTGATGCCCTGGCGCAGCGTGGAGGAGAACGTCTGGATGGGCCCGGAGCTGTTGGGACGTTCGGTTGGAGAGCGGAAAGCGGCTGCAGCACACTACATCGAGCTCGTCAAGCTGAATGGTTTCGAGCGAGCCCTTCCCCACGAGCTCTCCGGGGGGATGCGGCAGCGCGTGGCCATTGCCCGGGCTCTGGCGAACGACCCGGAGATCCTGCTGATGGACGAGCCGTTCGGCGCCCTTGACTCCCACACGCGGATTATCCTGCAAAAGGAGCTTTTGAAGATCTGGCAGGCGCACCGCAAGACGATCCTGTTCGTGACCCACAGCGTGGACGAGGCCGTCTTCCTGGCCGACCGTATCGTCGTCATGTCTGCCCGACCGGGACGGGTCGTCCTGGAGGAGTCCCTGGATTTGCCTCACCCCAGAAAAAGGGACAACCCCCTCTACGCCAGGACGCTGGAGAAGATCCTGGAGCTCTTGGAGGCGGAACAGGCGTGA
- a CDS encoding AAA family ATPase translates to MIRTATFKNFRGFEDFQLSDLSPVTLISGKNNVGKSSILEGIFLALDYGAADSFLALSSLRGSSVMPEPDILWTPLFHDPEREIEIEMTLDDTPLRLRYSRDDIFLPLSAGNIPQNLMQFISSAKQTYTLKFDFRYGELSESGHFILNSSGIGKNTTSGGNTASEQLSTRLPVTHYIPAARLNNDSDVTALGKLELEGRKEQVISALRVIDGSISDITTLVIGGQPQLYAKMRGRLLPLKMAGDGVNRLLSILLTIMRNPGPNAVVLIDEIETGFHYSVYGRLWEAVMNTARENRCQVIATTHSYECIQGAVAAGDAARDDFCYFRIDRGEDDDEDDKDIVARRYSGDLLNTAMEMEMEVR, encoded by the coding sequence ATGATAAGAACGGCAACTTTTAAAAATTTTCGAGGGTTCGAGGACTTCCAACTTTCCGATCTGAGCCCTGTCACTCTGATATCGGGCAAGAACAATGTTGGCAAGAGTTCGATCCTCGAGGGCATCTTTCTGGCGCTGGATTACGGCGCGGCAGATTCTTTTTTGGCTCTCAGCAGCCTTCGCGGCTCTTCCGTGATGCCGGAACCGGACATCCTGTGGACGCCGCTGTTCCACGATCCGGAGCGCGAGATCGAGATCGAAATGACGCTCGACGATACTCCGCTGCGTCTTCGCTATTCCAGGGACGATATTTTTTTGCCCCTCAGCGCCGGCAACATTCCGCAGAATTTGATGCAGTTTATATCGTCCGCCAAACAAACGTATACTCTGAAATTTGATTTTCGCTATGGGGAACTCTCCGAGAGCGGTCATTTCATATTGAATTCGTCAGGGATAGGGAAAAATACGACCTCGGGTGGAAACACGGCATCGGAACAACTATCGACCCGGTTGCCTGTTACGCATTATATCCCAGCCGCGAGGCTCAACAACGACAGCGACGTCACTGCCCTGGGCAAGCTGGAGCTCGAGGGCAGGAAGGAGCAGGTGATTTCGGCTCTGAGGGTCATCGATGGCTCCATCTCGGACATCACAACGTTGGTCATCGGCGGGCAGCCCCAGCTCTACGCAAAAATGAGAGGGCGGCTGCTGCCCCTCAAAATGGCCGGCGACGGCGTCAATCGTCTGCTTTCCATCCTTTTGACGATCATGAGGAATCCTGGCCCGAATGCGGTTGTCCTCATCGACGAGATCGAGACGGGGTTTCATTACTCCGTGTACGGGAGACTGTGGGAGGCGGTCATGAACACCGCGCGGGAGAACCGCTGCCAGGTCATTGCGACCACGCACAGCTATGAGTGCATTCAGGGCGCCGTGGCCGCAGGGGATGCGGCACGGGACGATTTTTGCTACTTCAGGATTGACCGCGGCGAGGACGATGACGAGGATGATAAGGACATCGTCGCCCGCAGGTATTCCGGGGATCTGTTGAA